The following proteins are encoded in a genomic region of Pseudomonas saponiphila:
- a CDS encoding tail protein X — protein sequence MATTCRTSDGDLLDTLCHQYYGHLNSSVEAVLDANQGLADEPQPFRAGVLIVLPELPSVPDAVVKLWD from the coding sequence ATGGCGACGACATGCAGAACGTCGGACGGGGATCTGCTGGACACCCTGTGTCACCAGTATTACGGGCACTTGAACAGTAGTGTCGAAGCGGTGCTGGATGCCAACCAGGGGCTGGCCGACGAACCCCAGCCGTTCCGGGCTGGGGTGCTGATCGTGCTGCCGGAGTTGCCTAGCGTGCCTGATGCTGTGGTGAAGTTATGGGATTAA